The Eublepharis macularius isolate TG4126 chromosome 12, MPM_Emac_v1.0, whole genome shotgun sequence genomic sequence TCTTTGCAACCTGCCTAGTGCCTCCTTTACCTGATCATTCCTCAGGCAATAAATCATGGGGTTCAAAAAGGGTGTAATGGAAGTGTAGAAGAGTGTTACGGCCTTTGCGACTTCTGATTGATTTTCTCCATCTGGAATTACATACATTGCTGCAACAGAGCCATAGAAAAGAGTTACCACTACTAGATGGAAAGAAATGGTAGAAAAAGCTTTTCTTCGACTGCCTTTGAAAGAGGGTTTCATCAGGGTAAGAATTACAACACTATAAGATAGCATAACAAAGAAAATATTGCCTAAAAGGAAAATATTCACTGAAAACTGAAAGAAACGGGGAGCAATGCCCAATGGCGGACAGGCCAGGGACAGAATAGGCCCAGTATCACACAGAAAATGATCAATGGTATTGGAGCCACAGAAGGACAGCTTGGACATCATGACCACTGGGACAACAAAGGCCATGAAACCAAGGACCCAACAAGCAGCCACCAGAACATAGCAAAAATTTACAGACATGGTTTGTGAGTAGCGTAGTGGGTGGCAGATGGCCAAGTACCGATCCAAGGCCATGGCTGAGAGGAAGCAGCCTTCAGTGGTGccaaaagagaataagaggtaGAATTGAAGGAAGCAGTCCCTGAATGAGATGATCCCTTGAGCGGAAGCCAGGTCAAACAGCATCCGGGGCACCGTGGTGCTCACGTAAcagatctccagccaggagaagtTGCTCAGCAGGATGTACATGGGAAGCCGGGCCAAGTGGGTGTCTAGTACCACCAATGCAATGATGATGCAGTTCTCGGCCAATGTGAGCATGTAGAGAATGGTAAAGAAAATGAGGAGCAGGAACCGTTCTTGTTGTCCGACTCCAAACCCCAGCAAAATGAATTCTTGAACTGCGCTCCCATTGGCCAGCTCCATCTGGAACCAGATAATAGCAGAATTAAGCATTGTCTGCCTGTCCTAAAATGTTAAGAAGGATCCTtctccaggtctcccacctcaCTGTGGTTTGAAATCCGATTCAACCATGTTTCTGATCCGTATTTAGTAACACAAAACACTTTCCCCATGTAGCCTTTGGAACAACTCCTCACGTCTTCCTGCTTGAAGCCAAGAAGCAGTATGGCTGCTGACATGATGCCAATTCAAGTAACACAGAACAaactcattgtaaaaaaaaaaaaatcagatacaAGCTAAGGAAACTACCTCGCCTAAAAACTCACATATGCATTTTCCTTTTGACCGAGTAAAGTCAGTTCTCCCCTTAATTAAAGTATAACATAGGGTGCAATAGCTCTCTTGAAATGCTTTTTAGAAATAAAGCATTTAGAGCATGATATAAATAAAGTTAGGTAAACTGAACATCAAATAATTGTATTAATATTTGCCTTCTTGGACCAACACAGAACTCTAGTTTCTCTGCTTCTGGGGTCACCCCAAAGAGGAAGCATTGTCCTGGTTGAGTGTCAGCTGCTCTGGTGTGCATACAGAAGTAATTTTCCCTCAAGTGTTCAGCTGGTGTTTTAGGCATGTGCCCAGAGAGAGGGAGACCTACACCCAAACATGAACTCAAGAACTCACAACTGTTCTTTCCCCCTCAAACAGTAACACATCAGGTTAGCTTTAACGAAGCTGCTTAGACAAAATAAAACCTTGAGGAGCAACTCTTCACCTACAGTTcagcaaggaaaaaaacccttttgaggGGAGAAAAACACTTTGTAACGGTTACGCGAAGAGGAAACTGCTCTGGGAAAAGTGAAAAGGTATAGGaaacaaaagattttttaaaaagtctgtactTCAAATGGGAAAACTGGTTGCTGTTAGATTGTCTGGTACTTGCTGGGAGATGCGGTCCTGCATGCACCATAGATCCATAGATCCAAGGGTACATGGATGTCCATGGGAAAGGTGGAGTTCAAGCTCTGCACACCAGACTTCTGCCTCATGTTCGATCATTCCCTCTCTCTACCATCTCTCTCCCACTGTTCAGTCTAAACGGCAACAGCATGACCGCTCACCCAGCCTTACTTCCAGTCCTACTCATCTCTGGCGTCTCCATCCGTGTGCCTGAAGCCAGGAGAGAAAATGGGTAGCTGGCAGACTGCTGTGTCCATCTTCCTCCCAGCTTtagagcctgagctgccagaagGTGAGGAAGGGTCTTTGGAAGCTTGCCTGCCACTGCTTAGAGGCCTGATAAATGAGCTGAGAGTTGAACTCAGGACTTCCACTTTGAGGTGTTTGGATGCTGCATTAGAATTTGGGAGGAAGGAGCCACCCCGTTTCCTAACTTTACAGCTCAATGAATCTGTGTACTCAGTTCCATGGGAAACATAAAACCATCACATTGTTCATGGGGAAACGAAGGTGTTGTATTGAATCATCTCTTAACAAGTTGGGTGATCTTCCACCCAGAGGATGCCATTGATACCGAGCTATTTGTAACTATGGCCAAGGGATAGGTCAGTGCTAATTTGTGGAAGGAAGCCAGAACTGGAGGAAAACTGATCCTTAGAAAAAAATAAGAGTCTTCATCAAAATCTTATAGAAGGGCTGGGCTGAGTTCAGTAATTTTTTTATTACCTCAACAGCCCACTGACATTTTAAATTTATAAAGCAGTAATACATATTTAAGTTTTCTGAACAGTTCCTGGCATAATTTGGTTGTGTGAAATACACTGCCCTGCATGGAAGTGTGAGAAGTGCTTTCCTGGATCTACCTGGATCCATTTCCTGATTCAAATTAGTCCAGAATTATTTGCAAAAATCTCCTCATCCCGCAAAGAATAAGTGATCTGCTAGAGATTGGTTTTCCCTTCTGCCCATCCACTGTTTATATGGCACAAACTAAAATAAAGGCCAGTGTTAGTTCACTTGTATCGAATAATGTTGTTAATGGGAAGAAGAAAGTCATGAAAAATTCATACCAATCTTGTTAGATGCCACCTTAGGAAATCGAGCCTTCTGGGAGTCACATTCCAGACTTCCTTTCCATTTAGGAAGAGCCCACGTCTTCATACCTCAGTAGTGTAAGATCACTTCGCGCACCAGCAATAGCCATGATTTAGAGAAGCTGGTCGCATTTAGAGGGCACATATTATTCCTTCTATAATGACTTATTATATTATTTCAGTAGAGGACGGAGAAGCGACTGCACTGAAAATTGACTGCAAGCAGGTTGATTATGGGTTGTGTATATGAGGACTACAaccttttaaaaggacttttccTGATGCTTTCATCTGGGAATTTGCTTGGGGAGTTTTCTGAGAAAAGTGGTTCTATTTCCAAATCACCTTGGGGAGTAAGTGCCTCAGCTGGGATAACTATCAACTCCCAAGATCTTTCATGCTTCTTCCTGCGCACATATCTTTGGAGTTCTCCTACTCCTTGTTTTGGCTCGAGATATCTTTACATGCACAAATTGGAAAAATGGGAATATGTATGAACTGAACTCGAGGTTGTAAAATATGTTATGATGTTCTGTTTTAACATCAAGTCATGTCGAGCAGAAAATTATGAATGGTAATTGCACTGTATTCCCAGGATGAACCTACAGAGTCTTTGTCAATGGAGCCCTTGATGATGGGACTTGGTTGCAGGACCATAAATGACTGTAGGAGTCAAATAAAATAGCAATTTATAGCCCCACACAGCCCAATTCCAGactgcagcagcttccaaacAAACCTTTTGATAGAGACAGAgtcaaaaaca encodes the following:
- the LOC129339602 gene encoding olfactory receptor 11H6-like, which encodes MELANGSAVQEFILLGFGVGQQERFLLLIFFTILYMLTLAENCIIIALVVLDTHLARLPMYILLSNFSWLEICYVSTTVPRMLFDLASAQGIISFRDCFLQFYLLFSFGTTEGCFLSAMALDRYLAICHPLRYSQTMSVNFCYVLVAACWVLGFMAFVVPVVMMSKLSFCGSNTIDHFLCDTGPILSLACPPLGIAPRFFQFSVNIFLLGNIFFVMLSYSVVILTLMKPSFKGSRRKAFSTISFHLVVVTLFYGSVAAMYVIPDGENQSEVAKAVTLFYTSITPFLNPMIYCLRNDQVKEALGRLQRRKDFYEKPLYLLQFWELVLDEAAPGRLRGLDALIGAEFFAQGQASGAIETIDNSSSELQLIEVGDIAGVQIYFVC